A genomic window from Vitis riparia cultivar Riparia Gloire de Montpellier isolate 1030 chromosome 18, EGFV_Vit.rip_1.0, whole genome shotgun sequence includes:
- the LOC117907038 gene encoding probable beta-1,4-xylosyltransferase IRX9H isoform X1: MASIRRTQSPAYHDRPYQNGGTSFSVSSPSQKLLSNGKCSSPLPFFSSYGVGIRRFVAGAFLQKYSRKVWRRSAYRCLVFFLLGFLLGMSPFGEVEDIKSQDFSFEIKPSPVNVKLDPESVVKREDFVLDTVNLGVERQSKTKERFNFIPKKQIIVVTPTYNRALQAFYLNRLGQVLRLVPPPILWMVVEMNVASMETAEILRKTGVMYRHIVCTKNSTNVKDRGVHQRNAALEHIEHHKLDGIVYFADDDNIYSLELFKGLREISRFGTWPVAMLAQSKNKAILEGPVCNGSQVIGWHTNEKSKRLRRFHVDMSGFAFNSTILWDPKKWRRPTSAPIQQLDTVKEGFQETTFIEQLVEDESQMEGTPAGCSRIMNWHLHLEARNLVYPRGWLLQKNLDVVLPIK, translated from the exons ATGGCGTCAATTAGAAGAACTCAATCGCCTGCCTATCATGACCGTCCGTATCAGAACGGTGGGACTTCGTTTTCGGTGTCATCTCCTTCACAGAAGCTTCTGTCCAACGGTAAATGCTCGTCGCCGTTGCCATTTTTCTCTTCATACGGTGTCGGCATCCGGAGATTCGTCGCCGGAGCTTTTCTTCAGAAGTACTCTCGCAAAGTTTGGCGGCGATCGGCTTATAGGTGTTTGGTGTTCTTTTTGCTCGGTTTCTTGTTAGGTATGTCGCCATTCGGCGAAGTAGAAGATATTAAAAGTCAGGATTTCTCGTTCGAGATCAAGCCGTCGCCGGTGAATGTGAAATTGGATCCGGAGAGTGTTGTTAAGCGCGAGGATTTTGTCTTGGATACTGTGAACTTAGGGGTGGAGCGGCAATCGAAGACGAAAGAGAGATTCAATTTTATACCTAAAAAGCAGATAATTGTGGTGACGCCGACCTATAACAGAGCGCTTCAGGCGTTTTACTTGAATAGATTGGGACAGGTGCTTAGGCTGGTGCCTCCGCCAATTTTGTGGATGGTAGTGGAGATGAATGTGGCCTCCATGGAGACTGCTGAGATATTGAGGAAGACGGGGGTTATGTATAGGCATATTGTGTGCACTAAGAATTCTACCAACGTAAAGGACAGGGGAGTTCACCAAAGGAACGCAGCTCTCGAGCACATTGAGCACCATAAGCTTGATGGGATTGTATATTTTGCAGATGATGATAATATCTATTCCCTTGAGTTGTTTAAGGGTTTGAGAGAGATCAG CCGATTTGGCACATGGCCTGTTGCCATGCTTGCACAAAGCAAAAACAAGGCAATATTAGAAGGTCCTGTCTGCAATGGAAGCCAAGTAATTGGATGGCACACAAATGAGAAAAGTAAGAGACTTCGGAGATTTCATGTTGATATGTCAGGATTTGCATTCAACAGCACCATCTTGTGGGATCCAAAGAAATGGCGACGTCCCACTTCAGCTCCAATTCAACAGTTGGACACAGTGAAGGAGGGTTTCCAA GAAACCACATTTATAGAGCAACTGGTGGAAGATGAAAGTCAAATGGAAGGGACACCTGCTGGTTGTTCAAGGATAATGAACTGGCATCTTCATTTGGAAGCTCGAAATCTTGTTTACCCCAGAGGCTGGCTACTTCAGAAGAACCTAGATGTCGTTCTCCCCATTAAATGA
- the LOC117907038 gene encoding probable beta-1,4-xylosyltransferase IRX9H isoform X2, whose protein sequence is MASIRRTQSPAYHDRPYQNGGTSFSVSSPSQKLLSNGMSPFGEVEDIKSQDFSFEIKPSPVNVKLDPESVVKREDFVLDTVNLGVERQSKTKERFNFIPKKQIIVVTPTYNRALQAFYLNRLGQVLRLVPPPILWMVVEMNVASMETAEILRKTGVMYRHIVCTKNSTNVKDRGVHQRNAALEHIEHHKLDGIVYFADDDNIYSLELFKGLREISRFGTWPVAMLAQSKNKAILEGPVCNGSQVIGWHTNEKSKRLRRFHVDMSGFAFNSTILWDPKKWRRPTSAPIQQLDTVKEGFQETTFIEQLVEDESQMEGTPAGCSRIMNWHLHLEARNLVYPRGWLLQKNLDVVLPIK, encoded by the exons ATGGCGTCAATTAGAAGAACTCAATCGCCTGCCTATCATGACCGTCCGTATCAGAACGGTGGGACTTCGTTTTCGGTGTCATCTCCTTCACAGAAGCTTCTGTCCAACG GTATGTCGCCATTCGGCGAAGTAGAAGATATTAAAAGTCAGGATTTCTCGTTCGAGATCAAGCCGTCGCCGGTGAATGTGAAATTGGATCCGGAGAGTGTTGTTAAGCGCGAGGATTTTGTCTTGGATACTGTGAACTTAGGGGTGGAGCGGCAATCGAAGACGAAAGAGAGATTCAATTTTATACCTAAAAAGCAGATAATTGTGGTGACGCCGACCTATAACAGAGCGCTTCAGGCGTTTTACTTGAATAGATTGGGACAGGTGCTTAGGCTGGTGCCTCCGCCAATTTTGTGGATGGTAGTGGAGATGAATGTGGCCTCCATGGAGACTGCTGAGATATTGAGGAAGACGGGGGTTATGTATAGGCATATTGTGTGCACTAAGAATTCTACCAACGTAAAGGACAGGGGAGTTCACCAAAGGAACGCAGCTCTCGAGCACATTGAGCACCATAAGCTTGATGGGATTGTATATTTTGCAGATGATGATAATATCTATTCCCTTGAGTTGTTTAAGGGTTTGAGAGAGATCAG CCGATTTGGCACATGGCCTGTTGCCATGCTTGCACAAAGCAAAAACAAGGCAATATTAGAAGGTCCTGTCTGCAATGGAAGCCAAGTAATTGGATGGCACACAAATGAGAAAAGTAAGAGACTTCGGAGATTTCATGTTGATATGTCAGGATTTGCATTCAACAGCACCATCTTGTGGGATCCAAAGAAATGGCGACGTCCCACTTCAGCTCCAATTCAACAGTTGGACACAGTGAAGGAGGGTTTCCAA GAAACCACATTTATAGAGCAACTGGTGGAAGATGAAAGTCAAATGGAAGGGACACCTGCTGGTTGTTCAAGGATAATGAACTGGCATCTTCATTTGGAAGCTCGAAATCTTGTTTACCCCAGAGGCTGGCTACTTCAGAAGAACCTAGATGTCGTTCTCCCCATTAAATGA